The Strix uralensis isolate ZFMK-TIS-50842 chromosome 4, bStrUra1, whole genome shotgun sequence genomic interval CACGCTCCCTGAGAAAAACCTCCGCGCGGCCCCGCGGCAAGGCACGAAGCGGGGCGGGGAAATGGGGGGTGGGACACACCCCGGTGCCCCCCGACACGGCGAAGAGCAGCAACCGGGTCCGTGCGCCAGGGCTCAGGGGGTGCCGGGCAGGTCGTAGCGGTAGGTGGTGATGGTGCAGTTGGCCAAGCGGCCGTAGGCGCTGGGTAGGACGTAGCGGCGGTGCCGGCGGAAGCCCAGGCGCTCGTAGAGGGCACGAGCCTCGTGTTGCACCATCAGCGTGTTGAGCACCACGGCCCGGCAGCCGCGCTGCCGCGCGAAGGCCAGGGCGGTGCGGCCCAACGCCGTGGCGATGCCCAGCCCCCGGTAGTCCTTCCTCACCGACATCCTCTTCAGCGCCAGCTCGCCGGTGCCGCCGTCGCCCGCCGGGCGCACGCCCACCGTCCCCACCACCCGCTCGTCCGCCTCCGCCACCCAAAACCGGGCGCCGGCGCTTTCGGCGTAAGCGGCGCCGATGTCCCGGAGATCGTCGCCGAGGCAGCGGTCGATGTAGGTGCTCCAAGCCCAGCCCAGGAGGTGCCGGGCCAGCGCCAGGAGCAGGGTGAGAGCCAAGACAGGCAAGAGGAGGGAGCGGGCgctggccagcagcaggcagaaggTGCAGCCCAGCGCCAGCAGCGCCCAGGGCTGCCGCAGCACGTGCAGGCACAGCGCCGGCGCGTACTCGCTCATGCCGGTGGCGAAGACCTCGCGCACGGCCTCGTAGTCTTCCTCGCGGTACGGACGGATCCGGTACTCCGCCATGCTGCGTGCTGGGAGGGACACGGAGAGTGTTGGGGGGGGTCAGCCCCGGgaggtgccccccccccaccatcaGCACCATCACCACCATCAGCACCACACTGCCAGGGCAGGCTCAGGGGTCCCACAGAACCCCCCACCCCACAgacatccccccccacccccagactCACCCTTGTACCCCACGGGCCTGTCCTGCCCCCACCCCGCCATCCCCTCAGGAacccttccccaccagccccagcagtgaCCCCCCCCCTCGCACCCCAtgggccccctcagccccccacgggaccctcccagcaccccacgACCCCCCCTCCTTAGACCCCTCAATGGTCCCAGCCCCCCCCTTCCTGgaccccccagtgtcccccggtcccagctccccccggccccccccggagcccccggccccgcccccgctcACCGCGCGCCCTCCGCCCGCACCCGCACGCGCCTGACGCTGACAGGGCTCGCGGCCCATTGGCTGCCGCTCCTTCCGGGGATACGCCCCTCCCGCCGCCACGAGCCAATAGGCGCCCAGCGAGGGGCGGTGGGGGGCGGAGCCTCGCGGGGGGAGGGCGTGGCGCCGGCGGTCACGTGAGTTGGATGGGGAGGCTGGGcgcgctgccggggcgggggcggggggcggggccaggtCCGGGGGGCGGAGCCTCAGGGTGCGGCCGCGCCATTGCTCTTTATAGTAAGGGGCGGGTCTAGTCGTGGGCGGAGCTTAAGGGTGGGCGGGGCCTCCCAAGGGGCGGTGGGAGGGAGGAGCCCCTGGGCGAGCAGTGCCGGGGCGAGCAGCGGGGCTGTGGCCAAACGCCGGACATGGCGGGGAGAGAAAAAACTGCCAGTTgtgggttgagccagcgctgagggatctggtggagttgggaacggtcagggtgaggttcacggttgggctggaggagcttcgagggcttttccaacctggatggttctgggattctgcATCGACGTGGCCAAAAAACCCAGCGGGCGGTggccaggctgggctgtgggaaGCCCCCGCCCCGTGAACAGCGCCTGAGCAAGGAGCTGGTTGGGCAGCACGGCACGTGTTTGAGCAGCCTGATGGTGGTAGGAGAAAAAGTGGCGAACTGCTGAACTGCTGATTTGCTGACTACGGGAGAGCCATACCCGCGGTGTAAATACGTGCTGCTGTGGCAATAAAggtctttccttctcctttggcaCTTCCCGGACGGCCCGTGCCTCGACACGCCACAAACGGCGCCTGAATGGGGACCTGACAAGGCGGCGTAGAGGAGGAGTCGCGCCGGCGGCAGCTGGGCTGGACGGGGCTTGCGGGGGAACCACCACCTGGAGAGGGGGTAAGCAGCCGAGGGCGTGA includes:
- the LOC141942044 gene encoding putative N-acetyltransferase camello, with the translated sequence MAEYRIRPYREEDYEAVREVFATGMSEYAPALCLHVLRQPWALLALGCTFCLLLASARSLLLPVLALTLLLALARHLLGWAWSTYIDRCLGDDLRDIGAAYAESAGARFWVAEADERVVGTVGVRPAGDGGTGELALKRMSVRKDYRGLGIATALGRTALAFARQRGCRAVVLNTLMVQHEARALYERLGFRRHRRYVLPSAYGRLANCTITTYRYDLPGTP